In Silene latifolia isolate original U9 population chromosome 3, ASM4854445v1, whole genome shotgun sequence, a single window of DNA contains:
- the LOC141648494 gene encoding uncharacterized protein LOC141648494 isoform X1, with protein sequence MPLYDCVMLLKPHVKKEAIVDLISRVGKHVYARNGIITDIKSFQQVELGYGIKKLDGRYFQGQLMQMTMMATPNINKELHYLNKEDRLLRWILVKHRESKYGISYVNDQKSDLSKFPRSKFGFDFLAEDFGKGDSGGLSQASIYADEDGEVEDDDDDYDEYEVNKPEAEKAEV encoded by the exons ATGCcgttgtatgattgtgtgatgcTACTGAAACCCCATGTGAAGAAGGAGGCTATAGTGGATTTGATTTCTCGGGTGGGAAAGCATGTGTATGCTCGAAATGGCATAATTACTGACATCAAGTCATTTCAGCAAGTTGAACTTGGTTATGGTATAAAGAAGCTTGATGGAAGATATTTCCAG GGTCAACTCATGCAAATGACAATGATGGcaacacccaatatcaacaaggAGTTACATTACTTGAACAAGGAAGACCGGTTACTACGATGGATCCTTGTCAAACACCGGGAATCAAAGTACGGGATTAGCTACGTGAACGATCAAAAAAGCGATCTAAGCAAGTTTCCTCGGTCGAAATTTGGGTTTGACTTTTTAGCTGAGGACTTCGGAAAGGGTGATTCAGGCGGTTTATCCCAAGCAAGCATTTACGCCGATGAGGATGGAGAAGTCGAGGACGATGATGATGACTACGACGAGTATGAAGTTAATAAGCCAGAGGCAGAAAAGGCGGAAGTCTAA
- the LOC141648494 gene encoding uncharacterized protein LOC141648494 isoform X2, whose translation MPLYDCVMLLKPHVKQEAIVDLISRVGKHVYARNGIITDIKTFQQVELGYGIRKLDGRYFQGQLMQMTMMATPNINKELHYLNKEDRLLRWILVKHRESKYGISYVNDQKSDLSKFPRSKFGFDFLAEDFGKGDSGGLSQASIYADEDGEVEDDDDDYDEYEVNKPEAEKAEV comes from the exons ATGCcgttgtatgattgtgtgatgcTACTGAAACCCCATGTGAAGCAGGAGGCTATAGTGGATTTGATTTCTCGGGTGGGAAAGCATGTGTATGCTCGAAATGGCATAATTACTGACATCAAGACATTTCAGCAAGTTGAACTTGGTTATGGTATAAGGAAGCTTGATGGAAGATATTTCCAG GGTCAACTCATGCAAATGACAATGATGGcaacacccaatatcaacaaggAGTTACATTACTTGAACAAGGAAGACCGGTTACTACGATGGATCCTTGTCAAACACCGGGAATCAAAGTACGGGATTAGCTACGTGAACGATCAAAAAAGCGATCTAAGCAAGTTTCCTCGGTCGAAATTTGGGTTTGACTTTTTAGCTGAGGACTTCGGAAAGGGTGATTCAGGCGGTTTATCCCAAGCAAGCATTTACGCCGATGAGGATGGAGAAGTCGAGGACGATGATGATGACTACGACGAGTATGAAGTTAATAAGCCAGAGGCAGAAAAGGCGGAAGTCTAA